The Posidoniimonas polymericola genome includes the window GCTCTCAAACCGTTGCAATGTAAGCGGTTGCGCTGATCCTTGCAACGGACTCGAGGCCCGTCGGCCGGGTGGCGTTCAGAGGCGTCAATGTGCGAGGATGCTTGCTCCAGGCGCCTGCCGGCCCGCACTCCAACCGGAAAGCCCCACGGCGATGACTCACCGGGGGGCCGTGTGTCGCTTGAGCTAGGCGTCTGCCTGGGGTCGCTCAGAGGTCCCCCAGATTGACGACCTCCTGCCCGTTGCGGGTCACGAAGGCCTCGAGGATCTCGAGTTCAGTGCCCTTGCTCATCGACCGGCCGCTGCCGTCGGCGAGCGTGACGATCATGACCTGGGGGTGGTCGGAGCCAAACCAGCAGGGCCGGCCGTCAACGATGACATCCACCGGCGACTGGGCGATGGCGCCGCCCTGCCGCTGGCCGAGGTTAATGCCGCGACCACCGTTCGGCAATGCTGCCTTGACTATGTTGATATCAGCTCGGCCCATGATGCCGCCTGGGTTGTCATCGCCGTCGTAGATCGACGCCCGGGCCGACATCCAGTACGAGTTCTCGGACACTAAGAAGGTGTTCGACAGGCCGTCGACGAGCTTCTTGAAACTGGTGCGGCCCTTGAAGTTTCCACTCGTATCGTTGCGCTTTGGCAGGACAATGGCGCCGTCGAAGTACTGATCCATCGACGATTGGCTGCTGGAACGGAATGTGCTCGACACGCACGCGTAGTCACCGCGAATGCCAATCGGGTCCCCAGCGGCGTTGGATCCGGACACGGGGATCTGCTGTCCGCGGGGGATTGTGAGGTCTCCGTCCCTGCCACGTGACGGGCAGTGGTACACGGGAATCACCGACTCGCGGAAGACTTGGGGTTGGTCGTCAAATCGCTTGGTCAGGTCGACCTGATCGGCGATGTTCCCCTCTTCCATGTAATCGAGGATAATCCCGGCCCACGTCAGGTACTGGTCCCGCACCCGGCTGGGCGGCAGGTATTTCGAGGTGTCGTGGTAGTTGTGGATCGCCAGGCCCATCTGCTTGCAGTTGTTCAGGCACTGGTTGCGGCGGGCGGCCTCGCGGGCCGACTGCACGGCGGGCAGCAGCAGCGCGATCAGCACGCCGATGATGGCGATCACCACCAGCAGCTCTACCAGCGTAAAGCCGCCGGGCCGACGTCGACTCGCTTTCAATCTCATGACTTTCACCTCCTGTAAGTCGGGCAGCACGCGACGCAAAGGACTGCGGGTCCTGCCGTTCTCTGCCTCTCGCCTGGGGTCGATAG containing:
- a CDS encoding DUF1559 domain-containing protein → MRLKASRRRPGGFTLVELLVVIAIIGVLIALLLPAVQSAREAARRNQCLNNCKQMGLAIHNYHDTSKYLPPSRVRDQYLTWAGIILDYMEEGNIADQVDLTKRFDDQPQVFRESVIPVYHCPSRGRDGDLTIPRGQQIPVSGSNAAGDPIGIRGDYACVSSTFRSSSQSSMDQYFDGAIVLPKRNDTSGNFKGRTSFKKLVDGLSNTFLVSENSYWMSARASIYDGDDNPGGIMGRADINIVKAALPNGGRGINLGQRQGGAIAQSPVDVIVDGRPCWFGSDHPQVMIVTLADGSGRSMSKGTELEILEAFVTRNGQEVVNLGDL